A window of the Bacteroidia bacterium genome harbors these coding sequences:
- a CDS encoding DUF5522 domain-containing protein translates to MAFTDKFEKDEFYLTPEGYIVFTEKYHLKRGYCCQSGCRHCPWQSSDKKSAKNKNLKQ, encoded by the coding sequence ATGGCATTTACAGACAAGTTCGAAAAAGACGAGTTTTATTTAACTCCTGAGGGTTATATTGTTTTTACTGAAAAATATCACCTGAAAAGAGGCTACTGTTGTCAAAGCGGATGTCGTCATTGCCCTTGGCAGTCTAGTGATAAAAAGTCGGCTAAGAATAAAAACCTTAAGCAATAA
- a CDS encoding acyl-CoA carboxylase subunit beta, with protein MTEKVNLEFNVNEDLYKSHLIRLTERLNKIYEGGGKKNAAKQKEKNKMLARERIAYLLDADKPQFEVGAFAADGMYAEQGGCPSAGVVVVIGYISGKQCIVVANDATVKAGAWFPMTAKKNLRAQEISMENKLPIVYLVDSAGVFLPMQDEIFPDKEHFGRIFRNNAVMSSMGILQVAAIMGSCVAGGAYLPIMSDEALIVDKTGSVFLAGSYLVKSAIGEEIDNETLGGATTHCEISGVTDNKFNDDASCLDYIKRLFSKIGTFEKAGFDRAESKEPTANPKEIYGIIPAENSKQYDMHEVINRLVDNSEFDEYKEKYGQSILCGTARIDGWAVGIVANQRKVVKSKKGEMQFGGVIYSDSADKAARFIMNCNQRRIPLVFLQDVTGFMVGSRSEHGGIIKDGAKLVNAMANSVVPKFTVIIGNSYGAGNYAMCGKAYDPRLIAAWPTGQIAVMGGSQAAKTLLQIQVAALKSQGKEISEEEEKAQLKTITDKYNTQTSPYYAASRLWVDAIIDPLETRKMISMGIEMANHNPIVRPYNVGVIQT; from the coding sequence ATGACTGAGAAAGTTAATCTTGAATTTAATGTCAATGAAGATTTATATAAATCGCATCTGATACGTTTGACAGAGCGGTTAAATAAAATTTATGAAGGTGGTGGAAAGAAAAATGCAGCCAAGCAAAAAGAAAAGAATAAAATGTTGGCACGTGAACGAATTGCATATTTGTTGGATGCCGATAAACCGCAGTTTGAAGTAGGTGCCTTTGCCGCAGATGGCATGTATGCCGAACAAGGCGGTTGCCCTTCTGCAGGAGTTGTTGTTGTGATTGGCTACATTTCAGGCAAACAATGTATAGTTGTAGCCAATGATGCAACAGTAAAAGCAGGTGCCTGGTTTCCAATGACAGCAAAAAAGAATTTGCGCGCACAGGAAATAAGTATGGAAAATAAATTGCCAATTGTTTATTTGGTGGATAGTGCTGGTGTTTTTCTTCCTATGCAGGACGAAATTTTTCCTGATAAAGAGCATTTCGGTCGCATATTCAGAAATAATGCTGTAATGTCATCAATGGGAATTTTACAAGTTGCAGCTATTATGGGCAGTTGTGTTGCAGGAGGAGCCTATTTGCCGATTATGAGTGATGAAGCTTTGATAGTGGACAAAACAGGCTCTGTTTTTCTTGCAGGCAGCTATTTGGTAAAATCTGCTATTGGTGAAGAAATAGATAACGAAACTTTAGGTGGTGCTACAACACATTGCGAAATTTCAGGTGTAACAGACAATAAATTTAATGATGATGCATCATGTCTGGACTATATTAAGCGATTGTTTTCTAAAATCGGAACCTTTGAAAAAGCCGGTTTTGATAGAGCAGAGTCAAAAGAACCTACTGCAAATCCAAAAGAAATTTATGGAATAATACCTGCAGAAAATTCCAAACAGTATGACATGCATGAAGTCATCAACCGACTAGTAGATAACAGCGAGTTTGATGAATACAAGGAAAAATATGGACAAAGTATTTTATGTGGTACAGCACGTATTGATGGTTGGGCTGTAGGCATTGTTGCCAATCAGCGAAAGGTTGTGAAAAGCAAGAAAGGTGAAATGCAGTTTGGTGGAGTTATTTATAGCGACAGTGCAGATAAAGCGGCAAGGTTTATAATGAACTGCAATCAACGGAGAATACCACTGGTGTTTCTTCAGGATGTAACCGGATTTATGGTTGGCAGTCGCAGTGAACATGGTGGTATTATAAAAGATGGTGCTAAATTGGTAAATGCAATGGCCAACAGTGTTGTACCTAAATTCACCGTCATCATTGGAAACAGCTACGGTGCTGGCAACTACGCAATGTGTGGCAAAGCCTACGATCCTAGATTAATTGCAGCATGGCCAACAGGGCAAATTGCTGTGATGGGTGGCTCGCAGGCAGCAAAAACATTGTTGCAAATTCAGGTGGCTGCTCTTAAATCACAAGGAAAAGAAATTTCTGAAGAAGAAGAAAAGGCTCAATTAAAAACCATTACTGACAAATACAACACACAAACTTCGCCATATTATGCTGCATCAAGACTTTGGGTTGATGCAATAATTGACCCACTTGAGACTCGTAAAATGATAAGCATGGGTATTGAAATGGCAAACCACAATCCAATAGTTAGACCTTATAATGTTGGTGTAATCCAGACTTGA
- a CDS encoding pyridoxal-phosphate dependent enzyme, whose amino-acid sequence MNKIVVEEIDLDIFQLGHKNMRLNILRLDLPDAISGGNKSFKLKYNLQTATEKGKSTLVTFGGAYSNHIAATARTCKLRNLKAVGIIRGEIVLPLNNTLNRAVNDGMLLIPVSRQWYKQIHDSKFYKSDVVKNLLLANDLNPDDCYIVPEGGNNTEGYKGCAEILNNVITEYDTVICAVGTGTTLAGIAASVPENTSVHGIAVVNAAASLTENIQLHLANTNTNSNSNSNYIIHHQYTFEGFGKSNAALKAFCELFTQKTNILIEPVYTGKLFYAIFDMIAKAQFYPETKILAIHTGGCQYLIDK is encoded by the coding sequence ATGAATAAAATTGTTGTTGAAGAAATTGATTTAGATATTTTTCAGTTAGGACATAAAAATATGAGATTAAACATACTCCGGCTGGATCTGCCAGATGCAATTTCAGGAGGAAATAAATCTTTTAAGTTAAAGTACAATCTTCAAACTGCAACAGAAAAGGGTAAAAGTACCTTAGTGACATTCGGTGGGGCATACAGCAATCATATAGCAGCAACTGCACGTACTTGCAAATTAAGAAATCTAAAAGCTGTAGGTATTATCAGAGGTGAAATTGTTTTGCCCTTGAATAACACTTTAAATCGTGCTGTTAATGATGGAATGCTTCTGATACCTGTGAGTCGTCAGTGGTACAAACAAATACATGACAGCAAATTCTATAAAAGCGATGTGGTTAAGAATTTACTTCTTGCGAACGATTTAAATCCTGATGACTGTTATATTGTTCCTGAAGGTGGAAATAATACCGAAGGGTATAAAGGTTGTGCAGAAATTCTTAATAATGTAATTACTGAATATGATACAGTAATCTGTGCTGTAGGAACAGGAACTACGCTTGCAGGAATTGCGGCATCAGTACCTGAAAATACAAGTGTACATGGCATTGCCGTAGTTAATGCTGCCGCATCATTGACTGAAAACATACAATTGCATTTAGCTAATACGAACACAAATTCAAATTCAAATTCAAATTATATTATTCACCATCAGTACACCTTTGAAGGATTTGGTAAAAGCAATGCTGCACTAAAAGCATTTTGTGAGTTATTTACGCAGAAGACAAATATTCTGATTGAGCCTGTTTACACAGGTAAATTATTTTATGCAATATTTGATATGATTGCTAAGGCTCAATTTTATCCTGAAACAAAAATTCTTGCCATTCACACCGGTGGTTGCCAGTATCTGATTGACAAATAA
- a CDS encoding lysophospholipid acyltransferase family protein translates to MTRFIYSFFFKLFGWKIKGKIPDDLKKYVMIVAPHTSNIDFFVGLATRSILRLDTKYLAKKELFRPPLGWIFYALGGYPVDRSKPGKLVEKVAEIYNRHEQFSICITPEGTRKYAEEWKTGFHKIAIAVKTPVVMVAFDYRTKTVVIAPPFAPTDDTQGDIAKIKDWYRQFEGKIAEYGVK, encoded by the coding sequence ATGACGAGATTTATCTATAGTTTTTTCTTTAAACTTTTTGGATGGAAAATTAAGGGAAAAATACCCGATGATTTAAAAAAATATGTAATGATTGTGGCGCCTCATACCAGCAATATTGACTTTTTTGTTGGTCTTGCCACCAGAAGTATTCTTAGACTTGACACCAAGTATCTGGCTAAAAAAGAGCTGTTTAGACCCCCTTTGGGTTGGATTTTTTATGCACTAGGTGGATATCCGGTAGATAGGTCTAAACCGGGAAAACTAGTAGAAAAAGTTGCTGAAATTTATAACCGTCATGAGCAGTTTTCAATCTGTATTACTCCTGAAGGCACACGAAAATATGCTGAGGAATGGAAAACAGGATTTCATAAAATAGCAATAGCAGTAAAAACACCAGTGGTAATGGTAGCATTTGATTACCGCACTAAAACGGTTGTCATAGCTCCACCCTTCGCTCCTACTGATGATACACAAGGCGATATAGCGAAAATCAAGGATTGGTACCGGCAATTTGAAGGAAAAATAGCCGAATATGGTGTTAAATAA
- a CDS encoding 30S ribosomal protein S16 — MPTKIRLQRFGKKGQPFYHVVVADSRAPRDGKFIEKIGTYNPRTIPATIDLNLDRALYWLGTGAQPTETTRAILSYKGVLYKNHLMGGVKKGALTQEQADAKYSAWMENKNLKVLQHSQKVQSSKADDMKNRLEEESKKREVIAKAIAEKRAAANVAEAEAAAAPTTEGGETPAENA, encoded by the coding sequence ATGCCAACAAAAATCAGATTACAGCGGTTTGGAAAAAAAGGCCAGCCGTTTTACCATGTTGTGGTGGCGGATTCACGTGCTCCCAGAGATGGCAAGTTCATTGAAAAAATCGGGACCTACAATCCAAGGACTATCCCGGCAACCATTGACCTTAATCTCGACAGAGCACTCTATTGGTTAGGCACAGGCGCACAACCAACGGAAACAACGCGTGCCATTTTAAGTTACAAAGGTGTATTGTATAAGAATCACCTTATGGGCGGAGTAAAAAAAGGTGCCTTAACACAGGAACAGGCCGATGCTAAGTATAGCGCTTGGATGGAAAACAAAAACCTGAAAGTTCTTCAGCATTCGCAAAAAGTGCAATCATCTAAAGCAGATGATATGAAAAACCGTTTGGAAGAAGAATCCAAAAAGCGTGAGGTTATTGCTAAGGCTATTGCTGAAAAACGTGCTGCTGCCAATGTTGCCGAAGCCGAAGCTGCTGCTGCACCTACAACTGAAGGAGGCGAAACTCCGGCAGAAAACGCTTAA
- the rimM gene encoding ribosome maturation factor RimM (Essential for efficient processing of 16S rRNA): protein MGFDEVTFFGTLVKTHGIKGHLVLRCYDNFTCKKKSPAFLYIKEGDQLKQEAVSEIQFTYPFCRIKFSNVADINKAEIWLKKEVFIEKKLLLENEIPYKFQLLGCLVIDSISGPIGNIVDIAEYPQQQIAIVNANANGKEVLIPLNKNFITTFNSEANNLIVTLPDGLLDIYL, encoded by the coding sequence ATGGGTTTTGACGAAGTTACTTTTTTTGGAACACTTGTTAAAACACATGGTATCAAGGGGCATTTGGTTTTAAGATGCTACGATAACTTTACGTGTAAAAAGAAAAGTCCTGCATTTCTCTATATAAAAGAAGGTGATCAGTTGAAACAAGAAGCGGTTTCAGAAATCCAATTTACATACCCATTTTGCCGAATAAAATTTTCAAATGTTGCAGATATAAATAAAGCTGAAATCTGGCTGAAGAAGGAAGTTTTTATAGAAAAAAAACTGCTTCTTGAAAACGAAATTCCATATAAATTTCAACTTTTAGGTTGCTTGGTTATAGATAGCATCTCGGGACCAATAGGCAACATTGTTGACATTGCAGAATATCCACAGCAGCAAATAGCCATTGTTAATGCTAATGCTAATGGCAAAGAAGTTCTAATCCCTCTTAATAAGAATTTCATCACCACATTCAATAGCGAGGCAAATAATTTAATTGTTACGCTTCCTGATGGCCTACTTGACATTTATCTTTAG